Proteins from a genomic interval of Epinephelus fuscoguttatus linkage group LG16, E.fuscoguttatus.final_Chr_v1:
- the LOC125903619 gene encoding uncharacterized protein LOC125903619, translated as MDTTSYLNPETAEHQRQEQPEKSFCDTSDLKTIKIFPSPGTEFNPTAEDLLNTFLPFGCVISAQKTVKDGLVWGRVTYSNAHDAAMAVMKLQGAEGFIVSLLHHREAHKHERSERASDRPPCVQQDRFSNMTQQRIPSLLGNPPVYDQDVCLHIQNLPVHFRQRQEVLSLLPPCTTNVKVEQKGALVTLPDCFTALWLMDFLNNFYTGSKRLYVSFANKGRGMHPRERRALGQRHQWHQESNSF; from the exons ATGGACACCACCAGCTATTTAAACCCAGAAACTGCTGAACATCAACGACAGGAGCAGCCTGAGAAGAGTTTTTGTGACACAAGTGATCTTAAG ACGATTAAAATCTTTCCAAGTCCTGGCACAGAATTCAATCCTACTGCAGAGGATCTGCTCAACACGTTCTTGCCTTTTGGATGCGTCATTAGTGCTCAG aaaacagtgaaagatGGACTCGTGTGGGGCAGGGTGACTTATTCTAATGCTCATGATGCTGCCATGGCCGTAATGAAACTGCAAGGGGCCGAAGGATTCATTGTGAGTCTGTTACACCACAGAGAGGCCCACAAGCATGAAAGATCGGAGAGAGCCAGTGACAGACCACCCTGTGTCCAACAGGACAGGTTTAGTAACATGACACAACAGAGGATACCCAGTCTGCTGGGCAATCCACCAGTTTACGACCAG GATGTGTGTCTTCATATTCAGAACTTGCCCGTACATTTCCGTCAAAGGCAAGAGGTGCTCAGCCTCCTCCCTCCGTGCACGACCAATGTGAAG GTGGAGCAGAAAGGAGCCCTAGTGACACTTCCTGACTGCTTCACTGCCTTGTGGCTCATGGATTTTTTAAACAACTTCTACACTGGCTCCAAACGCCTCTATGTTTCCTTTGCCAATAAAGGACGAGGGATGCACCCCAGAGAGAGGAGAGCCCTGGGACAACGCCATCAATGGCACCAAG AGTCAAACTCTTTTTGA